The following is a genomic window from Solanum lycopersicum chromosome 6, SLM_r2.1.
CTTGTGTGTTATTGTCTTTAGCTAGTTTAAAAATTGGACCTTTCTTTAGTTTGATTCCTTCTTGTTcttgaagtttgaattttaaagtCAACTCAAAGAATGAAATATctagaaaagaaattaaagggACCTAAAAACTAAGTTGGACAGTTTCTTCACTTTCGACGTTGCACCCATGCCGGATTAtccaaaaatacactatttttgaagaaacttttagAGATTTGGacacatttttgaagagtttgagCAACATAGACTAAAAATTCATTTCCCTGTTTGCCTTTTCCTTTATTCATTTTTTGGTTTTCCCATTTCTATGTGGTGAATAATTTTCCTCTCCCTTGATCAACTTATGACAGCTAAATGTGTGAATCCCAAATTTGAACTTATGGAAATATCTTCTTTAAATAATACTGATGACTTTACTTCAAGATGCTTATCAACAAGGGGACCTAACTGAGTAAATTAGATGATTTGCAAATTTTTGATGTATTTGGTTTTAGGTGCGCAATCTATGTTTTTTATGGAGTGCTTGCGTTGCATTCTCCGAGGCGGCTCGAAATGCCTCTATCTTGGGTTTCGTTCTAGAATATCTCTGTTCAATACAATGAGTGTATGAAGTTGCTTTCGCACTGCATGTGTTCAATTAAGTTCTTTTTGAATGACAATTACGTTAAGTTTCCTTCTCTTTCAGGGTGACACAGTAATGCTAGAAACATGGGGGAAAAAGGCAGTTGGTTTTATGCCCTCAAAAGGGTTTTTACGTGTAACTCCAAGAAGAAGTCTGCCTATGTAAGTTTTAAAAGTTTGGTTTCTTGAACTTGATATTCTCATATTACTTGTATCTGTCCCAGAAGttgttattttatgatgaaataaaccAACTTCAATAATTGATGTAGTTTCTGTCAATCTAACTACTAATCCTGGTTGAGAATTGTGTTTATAAAGTGGACCAAGGGTGAACTAAGTATTTGGAAAAATTCAGCTCTGGCCTGATTTCCTTAAATATTCCCTTACAAATCATACTAAGATGGTGGGAAGAACTTGCTGGATATCTATGCTTCTAACATTATTATACAATCCTTAGCTAAGTTGGATGATTGTTACAGGGATCAGGGAAGAAAACTGCAAAGGAAAAGAAGAAGGGTCGTAGAATACTGAGGCATGGAGAGTTCAAATCATTCCTCTTCAGAGAACCAAGCAGTATTGAGAAAATACTGGGTGAGGTTGATGATCAGAACCTACTTGTTAGGCCTCCTACTTCTGAACAATCTGGCATTCCATCTGCATTCCCTGTGGCACCAACTTCTCCAAGAATCAATTCACCTAGAGATGCGTCTCCTCAGAGTTCTTATAGGGCTACATCTCCTGGTGTCACTTCTCCGAGGGTCGCCTCTCCAAGGGTTGTCTCTCCTAAGGCAGCTTCTCCAAAGGTTACCTCTCCCAAGGAAGCTTCTCCGAAGGTTACATCTCCCAGGGAAGCTTATCCAAAGGCTACCTCTGCTAGTGCTCCTTCCCTAAAGGCTCTCTCTCCTAGGGAAGCTTCTCCAAAGGCGAACTCTGCTAGTGCTCCTTCCCAGAAGGCTACTGCTCCCAAGGAGGCTTCTCCAAGGGTCTCTTCCCCTAGATCTACTTATCCAGAGCCGAGTAGGAACCATAATGAGATTAGCTATGCTAACAGGCCAGAAGCAACTTTGACGCTCCATCTTTCAGCAACCAAGATACAGGCAGCCTACAGAAGTTACATGGTAAGATACAAGATAACTCCTTCATCAATGTTTTGCTGAAAATAGCCTTTAAGAATACTACTTGATTTTGTGAGTTGGCCAGATCTTGAGTGATAAGTCATAGGTCATGTTATTGCAAACTCATGATATATTGGTAACAATTATGTCATTGTTGAAACAACTTTAATAGTCTCCCAAGTAATCATTTCCATGTCTCCTGCAACTATTTGTTATTGCCGAAGGCGAGCATCAAGCTGAGAGAGTAGATCAATTATGTGAAAAGCTTTATGCTTTGTTAAAGACTTATGGCTCTCTTAGTCTAAAATTTAGGTGTTTCTTATGTGCGGAGACTCCCTGCTGTGTGTTAGAGAACTGGTAACAGGTAAATAAATTTCTAACCCTTCGATTAAAGCTCTGGATGAGTTCATTCAGTGGTCTCAGGGTGCATTTCTACCTAAGAAGTTTGTTTCTACCACAATCAGTAtcttgttattgcattttcacTTGATCCTTAGAAATGCTTTGACCTTTTATCATTAAGATTTTCCTTGTGATAGTTTTACCTGAGAATTTGATCTTCACGATTCCTTCTTAGTTCTTAAATGCTGAGCTTcctcaatattatatttgaCTGATTATTTAAAAGGTCACTTTCCTTGTCTGAGAACTCCATTTTTCTTTTcgaatttttgacaaaaattaagTTACATGCAGATTATCTGAAACGGGATACGAAAAAAAGAGATTTGAACTTTTGTATATGTAATTGGGACCCCCAATCTTTTCGTATGCTGTTTTCAAGAACCCATTTCCAGTCCTAATGACTTTACTGCTAGAGTAGTTTTCCTCAATGTCTTAATTATACTCTTGAACCATGGAAACTATGACTCCTGGACACTGCAGAACCTGAATTCTTAAttcttgatttaaaaaaaaacatggaaATACAGAGTCTGCATTCATCTGTCATAAGCATCTTGAAAATTCGAGTAATTTTGTTCTTATCAACTTGTTAGAAAAACTTCTTATGTCAAAGAAAACAATATAGGATCttatgttatcattattatttcccTTGTCGTGATTCAAGTAGGAGTGAATAGAAGTTCATtgctttatataatttttttatttttttataaaaaagaaccATAGGAGTCCTTTCCCATTTTCTCCCCTTTCTAGAGTAGGTCATTGATGGGACACGAATGTTTGGTTCAGAGAGTGTATCAATTGCTAACAAGTTTTACATATCCTATGTGAATGAACTTTGTTTTCACAGGCAAGGAGGGGTTTCAAATCTTTGAGTGGTTTAGCAAGACTTCAAGGAGTGGTCAGAAGCAGAAGTGTAAAGCGGCAGACAGTAAATGCCATGAAACAAATGCAACTTCTAGGTAGGGTTCAAATGCAAATTCAGTCAAGGAGAAGTCAGATGTTCCAGGCACTCCATAGTCAAGCTTACATGAATGATAAAGAAGTTGAGAGCACTCTAAGCAAATGGACTCAGCTGGTAAGTTTAAGCTGCTACATATCTTGTGGTATTCACCTATTTAGTGGTATAGGCCGATGCCATATTTTGGAGGCACTGTTCGCCTACATTATTTAGTAGATTCAATTTGGGTCATTTAAATTGGGTAATGTTCCTCATTATTGGTGCTTTGATTATCTTGTGAAAGATTTGATGGATTCTTCCACTGGTCAAAGATGGTACGcagcttcttcaacaattcCAATTTAGGTTCTAGGAATTCATTTTTGTACATATATTGTAGTGTAAGGATATGagagttgttga
Proteins encoded in this region:
- the LOC101245954 gene encoding SUN family protein SUN17, coding for MGEKGSWFYALKRVFTCNSKKKSAYGSGKKTAKEKKKGRRILRHGEFKSFLFREPSSIEKILGEVDDQNLLVRPPTSEQSGIPSAFPVAPTSPRINSPRDASPQSSYRATSPGVTSPRVASPRVVSPKAASPKVTSPKEASPKVTSPREAYPKATSASAPSLKALSPREASPKANSASAPSQKATAPKEASPRVSSPRSTYPEPSRNHNEISYANRPEATLTLHLSATKIQAAYRSYMARRGFKSLSGLARLQGVVRSRSVKRQTVNAMKQMQLLGRVQMQIQSRRSQMFQALHSQAYMNDKEVESTLSKWTQLTEAGNHDDWNNSMLTKDEVEARRREKVEAVIKRERAMSYAYSHQLWRRNPKSATDIRTSGIPWWWNWLHHQLLPGNDSESQSAVKDVHSTPSRAISEHKPSPWRLSQNFRHLHLDYDSHESVTPRSTKSAVPLRGKLMHTPRRTSSPMSSSSVSKYSRRRASAADSPFNHSMKDDDSLTSCPPFSGPSYMSPTISAKAKFRGKTILEERNIGTPSNSSRRRLSFPLTPSSTGSVKWNKGSGKDAASLKEHESMGDHMSVHSTGSTPTIVGRKPFQRFV